Proteins encoded by one window of Vitreimonas flagellata:
- a CDS encoding 3-hydroxybutyrate dehydrogenase has translation MSERKAALVTGSTSGIGLGVATAFAKAGMNVTLNGLGDPNEIEKVRAALAAETGVEVRYDGANLMQPEACAGMVDSAVGAFGRLDVLVNNAGIQYVSPIEDFPVDKWNAIIALNLSAAFHAIRAAMRPMKERKYGRIINIASAHAHVASPFKSAYVAAKHGILGLTKTVALESAAFGVRCNAISPGYVLTPLVENQIPDTMKARNMTREQVINDVLLAAQPTKEFVKIEDVAGIALFLTTPAADQINGASLSVDGGWTAQ, from the coding sequence ATGAGCGAACGTAAAGCCGCATTGGTAACCGGCTCAACCAGCGGGATTGGCCTCGGCGTCGCCACCGCCTTCGCCAAAGCCGGCATGAACGTCACCCTCAACGGCCTGGGCGATCCTAACGAAATTGAGAAGGTTCGCGCCGCGCTCGCCGCCGAAACCGGCGTTGAGGTCCGCTACGACGGCGCCAATCTGATGCAGCCCGAGGCCTGCGCCGGCATGGTCGACAGTGCGGTCGGCGCGTTTGGTCGCCTCGATGTGCTCGTGAACAACGCCGGCATCCAATATGTGTCGCCGATCGAGGATTTCCCGGTCGACAAATGGAACGCGATCATCGCGCTCAATCTCTCCGCCGCGTTCCACGCCATTCGCGCCGCCATGCGCCCGATGAAGGAGCGCAAATACGGCCGCATCATCAACATCGCCTCCGCGCACGCGCATGTCGCCTCACCATTCAAGTCGGCTTACGTCGCCGCCAAGCACGGCATTTTGGGTTTGACCAAAACGGTCGCGCTCGAAAGCGCGGCGTTCGGCGTGCGCTGCAACGCCATCTCGCCTGGTTACGTGCTGACGCCGTTGGTCGAGAACCAAATCCCGGACACGATGAAGGCGCGCAACATGACGCGCGAACAAGTCATCAATGACGTGCTGCTCGCCGCGCAGCCGACAAAAGAGTTCGTGAAAATCGAAGATGTCGCCGGCATCGCGCTCTTCCTCACCACGCCCGCCGCCGATCAAATCAACGGCGCGTCGCTCAGTGTAGACGGCGGCTGGACGGCGCAGTGA